A window of the Cicer arietinum cultivar CDC Frontier isolate Library 1 chromosome 6, Cicar.CDCFrontier_v2.0, whole genome shotgun sequence genome harbors these coding sequences:
- the LOC101498865 gene encoding glucan endo-1,3-beta-glucosidase-like has translation MKFAAEFAAEVAANRKSSRITGGYNSAGESAAAQSLGVCYGIVANNLPPVVEVIDLFKTNGIARMRIYNPNQATLEALRGSNIELAIGVSNEDIQSIANDISSATSWVQINIINYANDVIFRYIIVGNEISHNDPTSQFVLRAMQNIYGALGNLQNQIKISTTIQLSLLGSSYPPSQGEFSPDAIPYITPIVNFLASNGAPLLANVYPYFAYISDQKDISLEYATFTQQGYTDIGYQNLFDAMLDALYAAILKTGASDLQIVVSESGWPSAGGEGATTENAAAYYTNLINHVNSGNGTPMRPGQPIETYLFAMFDENLKPGAASEQYFGLFTPDKSQKYNIASIN, from the exons ATGAAGTTTGCTGCGGAATTTGCTGCAGAAGTTGCTGCGAACA GAAAATCCTCACGGATTACTGGCGGATATAATTCCGCAGGAGAATCCGCAG CTGCACAATCATTAGGAGTTTGTTATGGGATAGTGGCAAACAACTTGCCTCCTGTTGTGGAAGTAATAGATCTTTTCAAAACAAATGGCATTGCAAGAATGAGAATATATAATCCAAATCAAGCAACCTTGGAAGCCCTTAGAGGGTCCAACATAGAACTTGCCATTGGGGTCTCTAATGAAGACATCCAATCAATTGCCAATGATATTTCATCAGCAACTAGTTGGGTccaaatcaatataataaaCTATGCTAATGATGTCATATTTAGGTACATTATTGTTGGAAATGAAATAAGTCATAATGACCCAACATCACAATTTGTTCTTCGTGCAATGCAAAACATTTATGGAGCACTTGGCAActtacaaaatcaaattaagatTTCAACTACTATACAATTAAGCCTGTTGGGAAGTTCCTACCCTCCATCACAAGGAGAATTTAGTCCTGATGCAATTCCATATATAACTCCAATTGTGAACTTCTTAGCGAGCAATGGAGCACCACTTCTTGCTAATGTGTATCCATACTTTGCTTATATTAGTGATCAAAAGGACATTTCTCTTGAATATGCTACTTTTACTCAACAAGGATACACTGATATTGGGTACCAAAACCTATTTGATGCAATGTTAGATGCATTATATGCTGCTATTTTGAAAACTGGGGCATCCGATTTGCAAATAGTTGTGTCTGAGAGTGGATGGCCATCTGCAGGTGGAGAAGGGGCCACAACTGAAAATGCTGCTGCATATTATACGAATTTGATTAATCATGTCAATAGTGGGAATGGAACTCCTATGAGGCCTGGTCAACCTATTGAGACTTATTTGTTTGCTATGTTTGATGAAAATCTGAAGCCTGGTGCAGCAAGTGAGCAATATTTTGGTCTCTTCACCCCTGacaaatcacaaaaatataatatagcttcaattaattaa